The Thermocrinis ruber genome has a window encoding:
- the leuC gene encoding 3-isopropylmalate dehydratase large subunit has product MGMTITEKIIADHAGKKEVKPGDLVTVKIDLAMANDVTAPLAIKILEKYNIDKVFDPEKIALVLSHFVPAKDIKSAEQAKMVRDFAKKHNIKWFFQEGEGIEHTILPEEGLVVPGDLVVGADSHTCTYGALGAFSTGMGSTDIAYAMATGETWLRVPHSMKFIFYGKPSPWVMGKDLILHTIGQIGVDGALYKAMEFEGEAIRHLSMDQRFTITNMAVEAGAKNGIIAPDEKTLQYVSQRAKKPWKIYHSDPDAEYSEIYEWDAGKLEPLVAWPYLPSNVHPVSESTHITIDQAFIGSCTNGRIEDLRIAAKILKGRKVHPYVRCIVIPASKKVYMQALKEGLIDIFLEAGCVVSVSTCGPCLGGHMGILAEGERCISTSNRNFPGRMGHPKSEAYLANPAVVAASAVLGRIAHPEEVVSLKEVEEALV; this is encoded by the coding sequence ATGGGAATGACGATAACCGAAAAGATCATTGCAGACCATGCCGGCAAGAAGGAAGTAAAGCCGGGGGATTTAGTAACCGTAAAGATAGACCTGGCAATGGCAAACGATGTAACAGCACCGTTGGCTATAAAGATCCTTGAAAAATACAACATAGACAAGGTCTTTGACCCAGAAAAGATCGCCCTAGTCCTTTCCCACTTTGTACCCGCCAAGGATATAAAGTCCGCCGAGCAGGCAAAGATGGTCAGAGACTTTGCCAAAAAGCACAATATAAAGTGGTTCTTCCAGGAGGGAGAGGGTATAGAACATACGATCCTACCGGAGGAAGGTCTCGTGGTTCCCGGAGACTTGGTAGTTGGTGCGGACTCTCATACATGCACCTACGGTGCTCTTGGAGCCTTCTCCACCGGTATGGGTTCCACCGACATAGCCTACGCCATGGCGACGGGAGAAACCTGGCTGAGGGTTCCCCACTCCATGAAGTTTATCTTCTACGGAAAACCTTCCCCGTGGGTAATGGGCAAAGACCTGATTTTGCACACCATAGGGCAGATTGGCGTGGATGGAGCCCTCTACAAGGCTATGGAGTTTGAAGGTGAAGCCATAAGACATCTTTCCATGGATCAGCGCTTTACAATCACCAACATGGCGGTGGAGGCGGGAGCAAAGAACGGCATAATTGCACCCGATGAAAAGACCCTACAGTATGTATCCCAGAGGGCAAAAAAACCTTGGAAGATCTATCATAGCGACCCGGATGCAGAATATTCCGAAATTTACGAGTGGGATGCGGGCAAGTTGGAGCCTTTGGTAGCATGGCCCTATCTACCCTCCAATGTTCATCCAGTAAGTGAATCCACCCACATAACCATAGACCAAGCCTTCATAGGCTCCTGCACCAACGGAAGGATAGAGGACCTTCGGATCGCTGCAAAAATATTGAAGGGAAGAAAGGTACACCCTTATGTTAGGTGTATAGTGATCCCAGCTTCTAAGAAGGTTTATATGCAAGCTCTGAAAGAAGGTCTTATTGACATATTCTTGGAGGCTGGATGCGTGGTTTCTGTCTCCACCTGCGGTCCATGTCTTGGTGGTCATATGGGCATTCTGGCAGAAGGGGAAAGGTGTATATCTACCTCCAACAGAAACTTTCCCGGAAGGATGGGACATCCAAAGAGCGAAGCCTACTTGGCAAACCCTGCGGTGGTTGCAGCGAGCGCGGTATTGGGTAGAATCGCCCATCCCGAGGAGGTTGTAAGCCTAAAGGAGGTGGAGGAAGCTTTAGTATGA